The following DNA comes from Enterobacter sp. SA187.
ATACAGGTGCCGACGACAAAGAACACCAGCGCCCAGAAGCGCGGCAGCGTCAACAGACGCAGCGCGTCCGCCAGGGTGACTTTACCGCCCGCCACCGCCTCCTGCATGGCATGGGGCGCGGAGGAGACCCGCAGACGGGCCAGCAGCACCATGAACACCAGCCCGGAACAGCTGGCAACCGCGAAGTTCAGCCGCGGATCGATGTTAAACAGCAGCCCGGCGAAAAAGGTCGCCACCGCCCAGCCCAGCGATCCCCACATGCGCGCCTTACCAAATTCAAACTGGCTCTGACGCGCCACGCGTTCGGTGTAGGATTCCAGCACGCCGATGCCGCCGTTAAAGGTCAGGCCGATAAAAATGCCGCCGAATACGCTGCCGAGCAGAATGTTAATGGTCAGCAGATGCCCGAACAGCAAATACGCCGGGCCGGAGAGGATCAGCATCGCCGTCAGATACCACAGCAGATGCTTGCGCAGACCGAGTTTATCCTGCACAAAGCCGTAACAGATCTGCGCGAACAGCGCCGAAACCGACAGTACGGCAAAAATAATCCCCGTATCCCCCGCCTTCAGCCCGACTTCCTGATGCAGCCAGATGGAAAGCAGCGAGCCTGAGGAGGACCAGGTGACAAAAAAGAAGAACAGCAAGGCACTGAGTAAAGGGTAACTGTGAGAATGATGGACTTTCATCATGGCGATCTCGTGTTGGAGTAATGCGCTAATGGTAACGTTAACAAAATCTCACCTTCACGCCGTTTTGCTGAGATTCATGATGTTAATCACAAAAGTTAACGTTAACATAATGGAGATGAGATCGCGATCAACATTTCAGACCCACAGACTGCGACACAGCGGAAAAGGAATAGCGTATGATCCTTTTACATCAGCAACTTAGTTATACTGCCGCTGGCAGCGCGGCAATGATGGAGTAAAAGAATGGCCTCCCTGAAAGATGTGGCAAAACTGGCAAACGTATCGCTGATGACCGTCTCGCGTGCGCTTAACAGCCCGGAACGGCTAAAACCGGAAACCCTGGCTCGCGTACAGCAGGCCATAGAACAGACCAATTACGTGCCGGATCTGTCCGCCAAAAAGATCCGCGGCGCCCATGCCTCCCCCAGCACCATCGGCGTGCTGGCGCTGGATACTGTGACCACGCCTTTCTCGGTGGAGATCACTCTTTCTATTGAAGAAACCGCCCGCGCCCACGGCTGGAACAGTTTTGTGGTCAACATGTTTTCCGACGACAGCCCGGACACCATGGTCGATCTGCTGCTCTCCCACCGACCGGACGGCATTATCTATACCACCATGGGCCTGCGCCAGGTGCCGCTGCCCGCCAAGCTGCTGACGCTGCCCTGCGTGCTGGCGAACTGTGAAAGCCTGCACGATCCGGTGGCCAGCTATATTCCGGATGACGAACAGGGTCAGTACAGCGCAGTGAAAGCGCTGCTGGCGGCGGGCTATCGCCGCCCGCTCTGTCTGCATCTCCCGGAAAAGCATCTGGCGACCATCCGCCGCCGTCAGGGGCTGGAGCGCGCCTGTCGCGAAGCGGGTATCGATCCGCATACGCTTAACCACGCGTATATGGAATTTGGCGATGAACACTACCGCGATATGCCCGCCCTGCTGCTGGCGCATATCCACGACGGCAGACCGCAGTTCGACGCGGTGATCTGCGGTAACGACCGCATCGCTTTTATGGTCTACCAGACGTTGCTGGCACAGGGGCTGCGCATTCCGCAGGACGTGGCGGTACTGGGTTACGACAATATGGTGGGCATCGGCGATCTGTTTGTGCCGCCGCTCTCGACGGTGCAGCTGCCGCATTATGAGATTGGTCGTCTGAGCGCGCTGCATATCATTCAACAGCAAACTCATCGCGATACTGTCCGTGTGGAAAGCCCGCTGCTGCTGCGCGAGTCGTTGTAAAACGCGCCCCCGGACAGGCGGGCGCGTGTGCCGGGATTACTCTTTTGCGATCGGCGTGGCGTTCTCGTCGATTTTCGTCTCGCCCTGAATGGCGGTAATTTTCTTCTCAACGTCCGCCACCTGTTCAC
Coding sequences within:
- a CDS encoding MFS transporter, giving the protein MMKVHHSHSYPLLSALLFFFFVTWSSSGSLLSIWLHQEVGLKAGDTGIIFAVLSVSALFAQICYGFVQDKLGLRKHLLWYLTAMLILSGPAYLLFGHLLTINILLGSVFGGIFIGLTFNGGIGVLESYTERVARQSQFEFGKARMWGSLGWAVATFFAGLLFNIDPRLNFAVASCSGLVFMVLLARLRVSSAPHAMQEAVAGGKVTLADALRLLTLPRFWALVFFVVGTCIYGVYDQQFPVYFSSQFATSQEGNAMYGYLNSFQVFLEAAGMFCAPWLVNRVGAKNGLIFAGMVMAMRMIASGLVEGPLLISITKLLHAVELPVLLVAIFKYNSLNFDKRLSSTLYLVGFACTSSVIASVLSPLAGYSYEKYGFAESYLFMGMLVFGITFISIFLLRSGKASADPQVPQLSAI
- a CDS encoding LacI family DNA-binding transcriptional regulator, with the protein product MASLKDVAKLANVSLMTVSRALNSPERLKPETLARVQQAIEQTNYVPDLSAKKIRGAHASPSTIGVLALDTVTTPFSVEITLSIEETARAHGWNSFVVNMFSDDSPDTMVDLLLSHRPDGIIYTTMGLRQVPLPAKLLTLPCVLANCESLHDPVASYIPDDEQGQYSAVKALLAAGYRRPLCLHLPEKHLATIRRRQGLERACREAGIDPHTLNHAYMEFGDEHYRDMPALLLAHIHDGRPQFDAVICGNDRIAFMVYQTLLAQGLRIPQDVAVLGYDNMVGIGDLFVPPLSTVQLPHYEIGRLSALHIIQQQTHRDTVRVESPLLLRESL